Genomic DNA from Salvia miltiorrhiza cultivar Shanhuang (shh) chromosome 1, IMPLAD_Smil_shh, whole genome shotgun sequence:
TGAAGCTGAATTTGGAAAATGACCTGaataaaagttgtagatcatctcaaTATGATTTCATGGGCGCAAGCGGATTGCAAATTAGAGTTCGAACAAGGAAGATATGACTGAAACAAAAATATTGTGCGTCGAGATAGAGGGAAACTGCAGTCCTACCCGTGGCCGAGAGCCATGACGGCGGGTGAAAGGCGAAAAACCTACAGATAATAGGCCCAAATGAGTTTTTATCagcatttttaaaatttgtactgtatttatcctctgtgcctatatataagtATTAGACACCTCTTTTTTccatcttttcatatttttcagtttttagttttagAATTACCCTTGTTTGAACTCTGATTTACGACCCGTTTGCCTGATTTCTTGTGAATGACCttatcaataatttgcatgtttagctgttcagtttaagacttgaatgtgataattgctCAGTCGATTCAAGAATGCATGATATAATTTTACcttgagacttgaatgtgataggtGAGCTACAAGAAGTTATTATTCGTGAGTATGTCGAGGCGATGGTCAGGCCGAAGCTCTGTGTGCAGTTATGTATATCCTATGCCGACGTTTGGAGCTTTACTTCCTAGGCGATGGTTAGTTCGGAGTTCAGGATTGTTCAGCTTCATTTTTTGTCTTGGTATGTTTTGTTGGGTTGGTTCCTAGATGAGcacttttttttccttttcaaagGTTTTTTCCTCACGGGTTTTTTTTTaggaggttttaatgaggcttgaCCCTTAGTTTGCTGcgttgtgctctcaagggttctaataggtttttttctttccttttttaataaaattttatttaataaaaattattcgtGAGCTagttggagttaatttattctcttgagGTTTGATATGtgatagagaatttattaatcaattttcatagtTGTTCGTTAGATAAAATAATGAATAGCATAATGACCTTTCACCGGgattggattaaattggtaattgaatcaatatgtTGAATGCATAAGTTTAATTAGCCTTAATACATTCCCTAGGATTAATGTTTTTATtatatgaatttattatttaattttatttgcttCCTTTTGAGTCTACTTTTGATTCTTCGCCatcttttgtttgtttttctgGATATTAACTTAGTATTTATTAGGATTATTCACTGTGTTTTCGTTTGTCACTTCTTGTGGATGCGATATCTGGTTTCTATTTGATGCTACAATTATACTATGTTAGTTACAATTTTTTGTTGCtattaaaatagtgatcaaACTCTTagataatatgataattaattaaagctattAGATAAGTTTAAATTGATTAATGGATATgagtttaaattaattaatggatatgagtttaaattaattaatggatatgaTTTTTCTTAAACATGAAATTCTGAATGAAAACCTTAACCTAGCTGCCGCCACTTTTCTTCGACGATGTCTTTGCCGGATTCCGATTCCGGCACCGACAACATGCATGGTTTCACAGACAAGTCAGTCCTCCGCTTACCTATGGTCTCTAACAATTTCCAACCGAATGCTCAATTTTCAAGGGTTGAGAGCCCACTGAACCCTACATGTTCGACAAGTCATACCAACACGGCTAATCTACGTCGTCAACCAATGGTGAACGCGTCTGAATCCGTTCAAGGTTGCGATGGACTTACAACCCCCAAAGCTGGTATGACTTATGTTGCTATCGCTGCGTCAACGAGTATTAAAAAATCTGATGTGGTTGCGCATAGGTTTCATGCGCTTCGACCAACAAAAGAGGGGGCGTTGCTGTCTCTCTCGGTAACCCAAGATTTAATCATGAAGAAGGTTATTGAATTTAGATATGCCCTAATTGGTATGCATCTTTTACGTAAGAGAGATAAACCCAGAACCACCCTTGAAATCAAACACGAGTTCACGACATTATGGAAAACATCATCTGATTGGAAGTTGATCTTCATGGACAGAGGGTATTACACGATTAAGTTCTCTACTGAGGCGGACAAGATTGCAACGAAGTGCAAGCCTGTTTGGGACTTGGCCACCAAACACTTGCGATTGCGAGAATTGATCGAAAATTTTGATCTTTATAAAGAAACTTCTTCTTTAGCTCAAATTTGGGTGCGAATATAATATTTACCTATTGAATACTGGCAACCAAAGGTAATATCAGGGATAGAGTGTGCTATGAGACAACCGATCAAGATTGATGGCACAACGCCTGATgaattttacatttttcttctttcaaattttaaagtttgtagTTTTTATAATTTGGTGGCTACGAATTCGAAGTTTTTCTTCTTCCAAATTTTAGAGCTCTTAGTTTTGAGAATACGGTGACTATAAGATTATGAggagttatcagagatttaatttaaaagttaacaataaaatagtatatttattattatttttattataattttaaaaaggaGCTATGATGAGTAAAAAGAaagctatgaatagaattacctaAAGAATGAGACGAAGAGAGTAGAAGAGATAATGAAgatattagtaattttttttaataaataaagtgatttattgaattaaaacatctaaataaaaaaaaagaacgaAAGAAGTACGTTAAGCGAGTCTAAAATTACAATCACCGTCCACATGTACACTAGTTTTAAAGATAATGCTTGTAAGTtctaattctaaaaaaattaggTGATTAGAGAAAATTGAGAACCCCAACCAATCCCAAAGACATACTCACTTCTACTTGTGCAACTCCAAATCGATCGAATCAAGAAAATTGTGAGCAATGATAAGAGTTTCATCCATTCACCTTTCCCCCTTTGTTAGCCGTTTTCCGCCGCCTATCTTTTCTCTTCTTCCGGCGCTCATTCTTCCATCCTCGCCGCTGCCGCTATCTCACCGGAGAACCGCCCACTCCTCGCCCATTGATCGTCGCAATTCTCTGTTTTTTAGCTCTAAGTTCATTCGGTTTCCGGGAATGTCCGCTCCTAAGCGCAATCTCATTGCCACAGGTCTGTCAGCGCGCttaatattttcttatgaaatgattgaTTTCATTTGAAGTTCTCGTGTTTTTGTTGGATGTTCTTGTTGGAATTTCATCCCTTGCTGTACTCCGGATGATTTTTTTCCTTTGTGTATAATGATTCAGGATTTTTTTTAGTCTTCATTATCTTTTTAGTTGCCGAAACTGGTAGGAATTTTAAATCGGATTGACATCTAGGTTTTGTGTACCTGCATTGCTTGTGCTTGTAGTCAGTGTTTGTGTTTTGTGTTGAACCCTACTAAAACCCTGTTCCTCATCAGTTATGCGTGCTTCCAACCCGTGAGATTCAGCATTTATGGTGTTTGTGAATGGTCCAGAGATGCTTAAAATGACTTTACGCTGTATTTCACTTTTGATTGACAGTTTGAGTTGACTTGAATTGGATATGGTTCTGTTTATGTATTACCTTCAGCTTCACTCAGCACCTCGAGCAGCTCTGAAGCTGGGAGAGAGATTTTAGTGCAGCATTTGCTTGTCAAAGAAGAAGACCAGAAGCTGTTGCTTGAGCTACAGAAAAGAGCTGCTGAGGGTTAGTTCCTGTATTTTCATTGTCCTGCTGGAAGGATAAGAATGCACACACCACACTAAAACAACATTACGTAGACTAGCTGCAGGATTTCTATATCAAGTCTTGATTATAGAAAAGCAAACATTTCTTATGATATCCTCTATGTTCTTACCACCCAGTCCCCAAAAATCTCCTTTGTTTTCAAATCTATTTCTAATAGTAGGAAATATACAGCATACCAGTACTTACTATGAATACATGGGGTGCCCTTTGTAGAGACATTGCTACATTGGAAATGCAAGCTTTACGCATGGTGTCACTGCTTTGAATTTTTTGTGAATACTAGTACTTTAAAAGCTTAAAAGACTTCTTCATTTTTCACTTGTCATTTGGGTAAAAAAAAAGGCACTTGTTACATTCAGGAGAGGACTTGAGTGACTTGGCTGTAGAACACTCGATATGCCCATCAAAAGAGGAAGGAGGTATGCTCGGTTGGGTGACAAAGGGGCAGATGGTATGCTGTTACGTTTATGTTTATATTTGTATCAATGTATCTCTAAGTAGTTTCAATCAAATGGTGAAAATGTTGTTTTCATGAAAGATAAGTAGATAACTAAACTGCATTGTCTAATGATGATAGGAAATAGACTTAGTTTCTCATGTATGAATCAAAATGTGTGCAATTTAGAAGTGGCTGATGTATGAGAGATGTTGGATGTTGAATTATCGATAAGAGTAGCTTAAAATCAGGCTATGTTTTGTCAAAAGAACCACTTTTTGCAGTATCCCAACTTGTACGTTGTATTAAATGACTGCTGTCGTTAATCCATCTTTATACTCTTTGTTAATATTGACAGTACTTGCAATTTTGGTTGTCTGAAACTTCTTCTTGGTGTGATGTATCAGGTGCCAGAATTTGAGGAGGCTGCATTTAATgctcctttaaataaaattgtgagGTGCAAGACTAAATTCGGGTGGCATTTATTGCAAGTACTGTCTGAAAGGTAATGTTTAAACTCTGAATGTAATCAAAACTTGTGTTTACTAGAGTTGGATTTATCAATTCCTGAAAGACACTTCCCTTTCTTAACTTGCAGAGAAGAATCAATGCTTGCAGACATTCAGCCTAGTGAACTCCACGAGAAAATGCAAGATCCATCTTTTCTTGAAGAGGCACAGCTGATTGACGTTAGAGAACCAGATGAAGTGTATGTATATAATTCCTGGTGCTATATTTGAATTACACCAGTAAATTATAGCTAAGAGAAGTCTGTGGTTGAAATCAACCGTTTAGGAGGTGTATATGTTTAAACTTGATTAGCAACAACTTATTGATACATAAAAAtgttattgatgtgaagaacatagtataaattttttaaagatGAATATAATCTCGAACACATCATTAAATACTTGAAACTGGGTGACTAGATGAAGAAGAGTTATTCCAAACTTTGAGTAGTACATTACAACGGGATAAAGATGTCACTATTTCTTGTTACATGTCGATCAATAACAGGTCCATAGCCTCGTTGCCGGGTTTCAAAGTTCTTCCACTTCGCCAGTTTGGAAGTTGGGGACCAGAAGTTGCAACAAAGTTTGATCCAGAAAAGGATACCTATGTTATGGTATGTACATCATGTTAGCCCATAGCCATAAATGCAATTTACTTGTGTTATGAGACTATCTTGGCTGTGCATGCTGTTGCTTAAAAAAGCCCTTAAATATCGTAATCTTTAATACTCATCTGAAACTGCCTGCTTAAAGTGAATGATTGCTTGTATTTGTGAATTTTGCTACCATTCATATTGTTATTACATGGATCCTACTTAATTTTcctctaaaaataaaaataaaattatcctgGTGATTTACATGTTGTAACATGTTTCTGTTTGGACAATTATGGTGGACACCGAGTATCTAGTTTTACCTTTATGGAAACTTAAGGTTTATGAGCATCTATGTTTTGGTGACTGTTGCCAACAGGTGCATGAATCTTCACTTGCATGTTTGTACACAAACTAGCTTCTGGATAATTTTTCCTTCTCCCAATCTTCTCGTATTTGTATCTCTTTGCCATTTGGCTTATTATTCAACATATGTTGTCTCTAATGCAGTGTCATCATGGTGTCCGGTCAATGCAAGTTGCTCAATGGTTGCAAACACAGGTAATCCCTTTGCCTCTATTTACAATAAACTACAAATTCTGGAGCGAGTCAGACCAGTCTTTAAGGCACTATTTTCAGTTCAGGATCCAATAAGATttataaatgtaaaattatGCCTAAAGCATCCCCATTGTTCACTATAATTGTCTATATTGAAAATTGATACACATGTGTCAATATTATGGCACTGGGTCAATTTTATTCAAAcaactgaaaattgaaattgtGTCTTTGGTGGTTGATGTAAAAATGGTTTTCCCAATATCAGATCCGGCATCGTTGTGGTTAACAATTTTAGTGATGTCTGTAGTTGAAGTTGCATGCTGTTCCACAGATTAAAATTTATGTGGATTTATATGATTGACAGGGATTCAAGAGAGTATTCAATGTGACGGGAGGCATTCATGGATACGCTGTAAAAGTGGACTCATCCATTCCTACTTACTGATAACTTCGCGTCATTATTTCCTAGAACAATAATAGGTTGTTAACTATTCAGAAATTTAACAGTGAACTCCAGATTTTGATTCCGACTTAAAATCTTCATTGCTTTTTGTGGCATCATCCAAATCTTACCAACGAGCAGCTAAGATTGGAAGATAGAATTTTGGATAGGAAATAATGTGTAATGCGGGTAGCATGTCGCTGTGgcatcatactccctccgtcccagctaaCTTAATCAATCTGTTGGGTACAAGATTTAAGAAATTAGtgtttaatgttttaagtgtgtctggtaataaagtgaataagtgATTAAATGTTCattgatttatatttattacCAAAATGACCTTATAAATATACATTATTTATTACCCAATGACCTTGTATTTTTGTGCAAGGttcatttacttatattttttaggataaatatcactttttggcccatcgtttcagcgttttctcaaaaatatctcCCTAagcataattataaaataatgtttcattttttttcttctttgtgGCCAGCAAAAGTTATCCAGCAACCGGAAATTGATGTGTTTCGGCCAAGTGCCATCGTGGCAGTACACGCataataaaaaaaggaaaaactaAAGAAAATCCACCTATTTTATCTCTCTTATCCAGCAACCGGAAATTGATGTGTTTCGGCCAAGTGCCATCGTGGCAGTACAcgcataataaaaaaaaggaaaaactaAAGAAAATCCACCTATTTTATCTCTCTTATCTTTATCTCTGCTCTTCGTCAAAGCTTCAGCCTCACCGCTCACGATTTCCTCCTCCTCAAGCTTTCTCTTCTCCTCCAGTTCTGCCAGATCCGCTAATGTTTCCACGTACGCCACCAATTCTTCGTTCGTCTTCCTCGTCGATTCAACTCACACTGTGATGAGAGGAATAAGGATCCTGTCCTGTTCATCGTGCGGAGTTCAAACAACTGCTTCCACCGCTTGCGGAATATGATCCACCCCAGTCGATGTCAGATATTGAGAATGTTGAATCTCTGGAAATTTAGGAGAATTTTACGTTTGATAAGACGACTCTTAATcttctacttcttcttcttttaataAATTGCAATTACCTCTACACAATTAAAACTCTCTTAATTTGACTTTCGCACCGTTAGTGATGTCACGGTTGATTGCTTTCTGAGGCACGTTGAGGTAGGTGCTGGTGGCCGGGCCTGGGGCGTCGTCGTTCTGCACGAGGGCCGCATGAGCAATCGAGTGGCAGGCAATGGTAGGCGATCTTGATGATTCTTCACCGTCtttgttttattattctttACTGTCTTTATTTTTGTGGATGATTCTTCATTTGTTTTCTTTCAAACATACGTTTTTTAAAATAAGTggtttttctttaatttttttttatattattattccACATGTGCTGCCACGACGTCACTTGGCCGGAACACATCAATTTTCGGTTGCCGGATAATTTTTGCAGGtcacaaagaaaaaaaatgaaacgatgggtattgttttgtaattatGTTTAGGGTGggatattttttagaaaatgcTCAAACGATGGGCTagaaagtgatatttaccctattttTTTATAGGGATCTCGCGAGAGATGTTTGGGCTGGTAGATGGGTTAAGCCCAATTATGCATAGATTAAAAATaaggtgattctattcatagcctcaattttattttttttatagctCCCTATCtaagataataattaaaaataattagtaatttactattttaccttatatatacttatagactccaaattaaattaagagtaaaattttgaagtagccaaaatgaagcataaaacacaatttatggccacacattgaaaaaacataaaatttggccatttttattgatttggacgtttttacccttaatgaggcgaccgggtaggatcaggcatgcaggtcgcgtgccgggtcgggttaggcacttacggcactattagtgccataagtgccaagattttactttgattttattttggatttctgttggcacttatggcactaatagtgccataagtgccaaaatgactattttacttggttttattttggattttcgttggcacttatggcactattagtgccataagtgccatacgtgcagcacaaatacagaaacaacaacatcatttaaactctagatggaacatctaaaccctaaatggataatctaaaccctaaatggaacatctaaaccccaaatggataatctaaaccctagggggaagtgtgcacttatggcactaatagttccataagtgccatacgtgcagcacagatcggatcagatcagatctgtcgatagctgaaatcgaaggaggcggagatcagatctgccgaaggaggaggcggcgcaatgatcagatcagatccaccgccgctgcctcatcagatcagatccaccgccggaGAATCGGTTTTTGCTGAGGTCAATTCGGTGAGCGAGGCGAGGTCTCTGAACAACGGCGGTACGCTGCCGCTGAAGCGGTTGCTGTTGTTTTGACCAGCGTGTCTTGCAAATTGGCGTGATTGAGAACTATCGCCGCCACCACTTGGCCGGCGGAATTGCCTATGAAATCGACGGAATCGGAGCAGAAGACGCTTTTGAAGGAGCAGAGTCGTCTGAAATGGTGGTTTTCCAGGCCTGGAGGGCGACAAAGGCGACGCTGAACTGAGGCAGCGGATGAGGAGGTCGGAGGGTTCCACCGCCAATCGACacacctccgccgccgccgttaaACTCTAATTGGAGAGAGTTTTTTCAGAATCAAGTGGGCTAGGTCACGCAAGTTAAAAGGGTATAATAGGCATACCGTTTAATTAATGGccaaaattttatgttttaagattaggggccaaaaattgattttcattcCTCATTATGGCCATCTGGGTGGATTgtttcttaaattaaatatgcatTTATAGTCCGCTGGCGTAAATATATCAAAGAAACACATTTATGTAGATATGAACTCTATAAAGAAacacatttactatttttacttatttttgtgtatgaaagtatttatttatttattatgacgtgtaaACTCTATGATAATAACACGTaatactaattttcattattgaaTCCTAATGAAAATATGTATCCGCGgggccattttgaagaagaaaacacaaattttggccccGAATttcaaaaacacaaaatctagcCTTTTTTAGCCGTTCTGCCCAATATACTCTTGTCCGCGCCCCTTCTCTACCTCGTTCACTGCCCTGTTGGGCGACTGCTGGCACAATTGGCGCTAATAGTGCAGATTGTTAGTGCCATTTGTATCAACTGCCAGCGGCATCGGGAAAGTCAGCGGTCGCGCCTGAATGGCAcaattggcactaatagtgccaattGTGCCATTCATATGGTACTATTAGTGTCATCGGTACCAACTGCCAGTGACCGCGAGAAAGTCTGCGATCGCGTCTGAATGGTACTATTAGTTCCATATGTACCAACTGCTAGCGACCGCAGAAAAGTCAGTCGACGCCTAAATGGCACaattgacactattagtgccatttgTACTATCATAACCCGCGAGTCCAACCCGACCCGAAGCCCAACCCGCGCGCGTAACCCTAACCTAGTCCGCCTAATCAAGAgcaaaatagtcctaaaacgtaaaaaaaaaattgccaaaatttgtgttttgtAGATGAGtgaccaaatattgtgtttcattGTTCAATATGGCTATCTCAAAAGTTGActcataattttaaatttatataataactataattatcattacactttatataaaggtgaaaatttatattttcaaattcagaattttattgagtaaatgatttgaattattttattttatttttaaaatatattttatatttatttatttaaatatattatttaatttcaattttcatcgtgcatcgcacgaatgagcGTATTAATTACTAGCATAACTTTGGAGTTCAGACTAAACAGGAACTTACAAAGGAACTGTAAATAGCTGAATCCCAACTCCTACGAAACTACGAACATTGAAAAACAACGTAGTACATTATTTTGAAGAATATTCACTTATTAGTTATTAGTGTAGCATTTTGCATACTTTAAACAACtaatagtaatttttatttatttatttccaagaCTTGTTTTATACCTATTGAAAATTTGTTACTTTCGCAAATTCAGATAAGttgaataaaattatcaaacaaTTCACTCAACAATATGTAGAAAAGCATAAATATAGCGAAAAAGTAAAGTACACACAATGAATTATGTTTATACtgcaatgttaattaatttcaattgtaAGTTCACTATTGGTAAAGCATAAATGAACGACGAACGTTTGCTTGGTGAATTGTCGGTTAATTACCTAGAGTTTGATCGGAAAAGTAGAAGAGGATTGATTGAATTGCAAAGAGCACGAGAAAATATTGCTGCAGTTGTGAAAGTATTGAAAGCGTAAAATTACAAGGCACGCGTTGGtagctatttatagattacacgtaaaGGGCAAAATGGTAACTTCAGTGCCAgagcatgcgccttgcgtggtcgggggcataatagtaaaattgCCCTCAAGCGGGAGATTTTCCCGCTCTTCtggtggttcctctggcgaagatcGTTACTCTGGcgagaatgacttctctggtgtggGTTGTTCCTCTGATAAGGCCCAGCTTTCTGACTTCTCTGCGAGAGCCCGTTTCTCTGATGAAGCTCGCTCCTCTGTCAAGCCCGTTCCTCTGGCTAAGATgctttctctgctctgcacatattactcctcatcaactatAAAAATCATTTTACAATGAAGATACATGAATCATTCAATAGAATTTCTCTAATTGAATgaatttgaaaagaaaagaaatctcTTCTAATCCCATCAACTATGCTAGCAACAACTTAATGAAGCTAATCTATGAACGTCAAACACAGAAACCTACCGACTAGCCCTAACAAACGAGTTTCCCACTCAAAGATTGTTAGACACACGAGTCTCCCACTCAAGATGTGTTTTGAACTAGATGTCGTGTCAGATGTTTGATCATTAGCTTCCTAATTCTGCACTAGTGTTTCTTCGTGTTTGAACTGGTACTGAATGCAATGAGCTATGCCCCTATTTATAGATCCAACATCGAAAATTCACATATTTCAAAGTACATTTAAATTTCAAATCGAAAATTACATGGAGTTCAAATTTCCCTCTAAAATC
This window encodes:
- the LOC131016628 gene encoding rhodanese-like/PpiC domain-containing protein 12, chloroplastic isoform X2: MIRVSSIHLSPFVSRFPPPIFSLLPALILPSSPLPLSHRRTAHSSPIDRRNSLFFSSKFIRFPGMSAPKRNLIATASLSTSSSSEAGREILVQHLLVKEEDQKLLLELQKRAAEGEDLSDLAVEHSICPSKEEGGMLGWVTKGQMVPEFEEAAFNAPLNKIVRCKTKFGWHLLQVLSEREESMLADIQPSELHEKMQDPSFLEEAQLIDVREPDEVSIASLPGFKVLPLRQFGSWGPEVATKFDPEKDTYVMCHHGVRSMQVAQWLQTQGFKRVFNVTGGIHGYAVKVDSSIPTY
- the LOC131016628 gene encoding rhodanese-like/PpiC domain-containing protein 12, chloroplastic isoform X1 encodes the protein MIRVSSIHLSPFVSRFPPPIFSLLPALILPSSPLPLSHRRTAHSSPIDRRNSLFFSSKFIRFPGMSAPKRNLIATASLSTSSSSEAGREILVQHLLVKEEDQKLLLELQKRAAEGEDLSDLAVEHSICPSKEEGGMLGWVTKGQMVPEFEEAAFNAPLNKIVRCKTKFGWHLLQVLSEREESMLADIQPSELHEKMQDPSFLEEAQLIDVREPDEVSIASLPGFKVLPLRQFGSWGPEVATKFDPEKDTYVMCHHGVRSMQVAQWLQTQVIPLPLFTINYKFWSESDQSLRHYFQFRIQ